In Pseudomonas sp. Q1-7, the genomic window GAAGTGAGGCCGGGGCAGCGCTACGAAGTGGTGGAAGTGAACAAGCGCGACTACGACTGGCTGCGCATTCGCCTGCCGGCTAGCGCTACGCCGCTGCGCTGGGTTTCCGCCGGCTGCGGGGCTGTCGAAGGGCTGGTGTTCAACACCGGCAAGGCGCAAGGGTCTGCCACCGGCGGCGATATCTGCAGCCTGCCGGACCAGCACGACGGTTATGTGCTGGCCGCCACTTGGCAACCGGGGTTCTGCGAACACGCCTCCTACCAGGGCAGCAAACCCGAGTGCGAGGCGCTGGACGCCGGTGAGCTGCGGATTTCCCACCTGACGCTCCACGGCCTCTGGCCCAATCGCCAGTCCTGCGGCAAGCACTACGGCCATTGCCAGGGGCCGCAGATGAACCTCCGCGCCGACACCCTGGATTATGTGCGGCCGTGGATGCCGAACTTCCAGTACAGCACCCGCTTCGGTCGTTACCAGTGGGACAAGCACGGGATTTGCCAGACGCAGATGGACGACGATACCTACTTCCGCCGCGCCGTCGACCTGGTGCGCCAGCTGGATGAGTCGAAGGCCGGCCAGTACGTGGTCGCCAACATCGGTGGCGGCATTTCCAGGCGCGTCTTCTACCAGAAGGTGGAGGACGAGTTCGGTAGCCGCGAAGCGTCGCACAACTTCCTGCTCATCTGCAGCGGCCAGTACCTGCAGGAAATCCGCGTGGCCCTGCCCCGCGAGCTGAAGACGGCCGACA contains:
- a CDS encoding ribonuclease T2 family protein, translating into MKWPVAALLTGLLGLWPAFAAWAEPAQGRFVASQRCEAFQSIRKRTNPDGLEVRPGQRYEVVEVNKRDYDWLRIRLPASATPLRWVSAGCGAVEGLVFNTGKAQGSATGGDICSLPDQHDGYVLAATWQPGFCEHASYQGSKPECEALDAGELRISHLTLHGLWPNRQSCGKHYGHCQGPQMNLRADTLDYVRPWMPNFQYSTRFGRYQWDKHGICQTQMDDDTYFRRAVDLVRQLDESKAGQYVVANIGGGISRRVFYQKVEDEFGSREASHNFLLICSGQYLQEIRVALPRELKTADSLVGVVDGQFASRRPADRNECRADRILIEAGGR